From Mya arenaria isolate MELC-2E11 chromosome 12, ASM2691426v1, the proteins below share one genomic window:
- the LOC128211256 gene encoding uncharacterized protein LOC128211256, with protein MDIKTENRLEIEQTKRCSFTIESILSSPKRVDKKESENCQHGEGKRQRFEETTKAPCVPRNICEQEQYYGRLISAANASFTGNYLQRLKQMYGLRHNTLCWENSNVHGQIPFNLNSYDRETRLNRSPEHFSRNLEEEDEINETADHISSDENCCIRSTLLGTNIDNSNEKGDISVSCGHFPEDENRIISVKKQECSINDNDSFEMSVSDTDETNEQGVSIEYDSDGGRNDGDDTSANVKDTKHATEDKSTEVKDAVIRQSVEGTGELMDVEEGKKNSNIVSRSKPIFRKEVQADVNTTASITSLRESSKPRKKRSRAAFSHAQVFELERRFRHQRYLSGPERADLANALKLTETQVKIWFQNRRYKTKRKQMQRDQALTGSSKTASVTILVKDGKRLYDAEEMIRPMFYPPAIPLTPYGFFSPYFH; from the exons ATGGATATAAAAACGGAGAATCGTCTTGAAATTGAACAGACTAAAAGGTGTTCATTTACTATAGAAAGTATTCTGTCGTCCCCAAAGAGAGTTGATAAAAAGGAAAGTGAAAACTGCCAACACGGTGAAGGGAAACGTCAACGCTTTGAAGAAACAACAAAAGCCCCATGTGTTCCACGTAATATATGTGAACAAGAACAGTACTATGGAAGGCTTATATCGGCGGCCAACGCTTCCTTTACAGGAAACTACTTACAAAGGCTAAAACAAATGTATGGACTTCGCCACAATACATTATGTTGGGAAAATTCAAATGTCCACGGTCAAATTCCATTTAACTTGAACTCATACGACCGAGAAACAAGACTGAATCGTTCGCCCGAGCATTTTTCAAGAAATCTGGAGGAAGAAGACGAAATAAATGAGACCGCTGACCATATATCTTCTGATGAAAACTGTTGTATAAGAAGCACACTTCTTGGAACAAATATAGATAATTCCAATGAAAAGGGCGACATTAGTGTAAGCTGTGGTCATTTCCCCGAAGATGAAAACCGCATAATATCAGTGAAAAAGCAAGAGTGTTCAATTAACGACAATGACAGTTTTGAAATGAGTGTCTCCGATACAGATGAAACAAACGAACAAGGCGTGTCCATAGAGTATGACAGTGATGGTGGTCGCAACGATGGCGATGATACTTCTGCAAATGTCAAGGACACTAAGCATGCCACAGAAGACAAATCTACTGAAGTCAAGGATGCTGTAATACGGCAGTCTGTGGAGGGGACGGGTGAGCTTATGGATGTTGAAGAGGGAAAAAAGAACTCTAACATTGTTTCCAGGAGTAAGCCGATATTCCGAAAAGAAG ttcaaGCAGATGTCAACACGACTGCCAGCATAACATCGTTGCGGGAGTCGAGCAAACCTCGGAAGAAACGGTCGCGTGCCGCCTTTTCGCACGCGCAGGTGTTTGAGCTTGAGCGCCGCTTCCGGCACCAGCGTTACCTGTCCGGCCCCGAGCGCGCAGACCTGGCGAACGCACTTAAACTCACAGAAACCCAGGTCAAAATCTGGTTTCAAAACCGCCGGTATAAAACCAAGCGGAAACAGATGCAGCGTGACCAAGCGTTGACCGGAAGTTCCAAGACAGCGTCTGTAACGATCCTGGTCAAGGACGGCAAACGTCTTTATGACGCGGAAGAAATGATCAGACCCATGTTTTACCCTCCAGCTATACCACTTACACCGTACGGTTTTTTCTCACCGTATTTCCACTGA
- the LOC128211257 gene encoding cell growth-regulating nucleolar protein-like, producing the protein MVVFACNACGESLKKNQVEKHYYTKCRSCNVLSCLDCGKDFCGNEYEQHTKCVSEEEKYSGKNYVAKPNANKNEIKQQQWLQQVQLAIDKAKANPQLRELLVKLKDFPNIPRKQNKFINFLGNSVRCRNPKTCSEAWKVLMENVERPAPPSSSQQGNGSADIKASEGNSENTTNNLTQDSSDQHAVSQVTETEAKKTSKREKKEERRKKAHKNEKKDKQEEVAEEKKSRKKKRKRVDSVDNDDAEASPEQDDSRLVAVEDGGAEEEEESSEPVKKKFKTKFNWAEIVQEVLESKGPEIKIKKLRKKVLAEYLSQGCTAKSEEKLWATFEKKLKRNHAVKIMGDRVKLVTVDR; encoded by the exons ATGGTGGTGTTTGCATGTAATGCCTGTGGCGAGTCCTTGAAGAAGAATCAAGTGGAGAAGCACTACTACACGAAATGTCGGAGCTGCAATGTCCTCTCCTGTCTAGACTGCGGCAAAGATTTCTG tGGTAATGAATATGAGCAGCACACAAAGTGTGTGTCTGAGGAAGAGAAGTATTCAGGAAAGAACTATGTAGCAAAGCCTAATGCAAACAAGAATGAAATCAAGCAACAGCAGTGGCTCCAG CAAGTTCAGCTGGCTATAGACAAAGCCAAAGCAAATCCACAACTAAGAGAACTGCTGGTGAAGCTGAAAGATTTCCCCAACATTCCAAGAAAACAGAACAAGTTCATT AACTTCCTCGGCAACAGTGTGAGATGTCGTAACCCTAAGACTTGTTCTGAGGCATGGAAGGTGCTGATGGAAAATGTGGAAAGACCAGCACCG cCAAGTAGTTCACAACAGGGCAATGGATCTGCTGACATTAAAGCTTCAGAAGGCAACAgtgaaaacacaacaaacaatCTAACACAAGACTCATCTGACCAACATGCTGTGAGCCAGGTTACCGAAACAGAGGCTAAGAAAACTAGCaaaagagagaaaaaagaaGAGCGGAGAAAAAAGGCCCACAAGAATgagaaaaaagataaacaagagGAGGttgctgaagaaaaaaagagTAGAAAGAAGAAGAGGAAACGAGTTGATTCAGTGGACAATG ATGATGCAGAGGCCTCCCCGGAGCAGGATGACAGCAGACTGGTTGCTGTTGAAGATGGAGGTGCTGAGGAGGAGGAGGAATCAAGTGAACCAGTCAAAAAGAAGTTCAAGACCAAGTTCAACTGGGCAGAGATTGTGCAGGAAGTACTGGAGTCCAAAGGCCCggaaataaagataaagaagCTGCGGAAAAAG GTTCTTGCCGAGTACCTTTCTCAGGGATGTACAGCAAAGTCTGAGGAAAAACTCTGGGCCACGTTTGAAAAGAAACTCAAGAGGAACCATGCTGTGAAAATTATGGGGGATCGAGTGAAGCTGGTTACCGTGGACAGATAG